A DNA window from Hymenobacter aquaticus contains the following coding sequences:
- a CDS encoding VF530 family protein, whose translation MPQPDPTDVRDESGHLIRELHGITLAQILEYLVAHYGWPGLDERIRINCFAVNPSIKSSLTFLRRTPWARAKVEDLYVQTRTAEVLGQRRP comes from the coding sequence ATGCCCCAGCCCGACCCTACCGACGTCCGCGACGAATCCGGCCACCTCATCCGCGAATTGCACGGCATCACGCTGGCCCAGATCCTGGAATACTTGGTGGCGCACTACGGCTGGCCCGGCCTCGACGAGCGGATTCGCATCAACTGCTTCGCCGTAAATCCCAGCATCAAGTCGAGTCTGACGTTTCTGCGGCGCACGCCCTGGGCCCGGGCCAAAGTAGAAGATCTGTATGTGCAGACCCGCACGGCCGAGGTACTGGGCCAGCGCCGGCCGTAG
- a CDS encoding Hsp20/alpha crystallin family protein: protein MNLISKEFIRNIAPQLDLLNTLGGGTAQAVVRVDTREQGVVIRVAVPAVSPENFHVVLDNSRLTVYCEYRHQPEDQLAAPLFAQTLDLPANLDLARIDAVHKGHELQVRIPYKDAAAQKREIEIKQR, encoded by the coding sequence ATGAATCTGATCAGCAAAGAGTTTATCCGCAACATTGCCCCCCAGCTCGACTTGCTCAACACGTTGGGTGGCGGCACGGCGCAGGCAGTGGTGCGCGTAGATACGCGCGAGCAGGGCGTGGTTATTCGGGTGGCCGTGCCGGCCGTAAGCCCCGAAAACTTCCACGTCGTGCTCGATAACAGCCGCCTGACGGTGTACTGCGAGTACCGTCACCAGCCCGAGGATCAACTGGCCGCTCCGTTGTTTGCCCAAACCCTGGATCTGCCCGCCAACCTCGACCTGGCCCGCATCGATGCGGTGCACAAGGGCCACGAGCTGCAGGTGCGCATTCCCTACAAGGATGCCGCCGCGCAGAAGCGCGAAATCGAAATCAAGCAGCGGTAG
- a CDS encoding PPK2 family polyphosphate kinase, with translation MPPKTTAIDLTRLPSRAPHELHKDDIHREIERLRQDLVELQDRLYAENRRSVLLILQGMDASGKDGLIRKVFSGLNPQGVRVHSFKEPTIEELAHDFLWRVHQQVPRHGMIQIFNRSHYEDVLVTRVEKLITTEVARQRFTAINAFEKLLQQSGTTVLKFYLHVSEEEQRERLQERLHDPAKQWKYEAGDEGKAKQWPLYRRVYEDVFRHCSPTSCPWHLVPADQNWYKAYVVAKTLRDTLREMNPQYPASKLERPRER, from the coding sequence ATGCCCCCGAAAACCACTGCTATCGACCTGACGCGCCTGCCCAGCCGCGCCCCACACGAGCTGCACAAAGACGACATTCACCGCGAGATTGAGCGCCTCCGGCAGGACCTGGTCGAGCTACAAGACCGCCTCTACGCCGAAAACCGCCGCAGCGTGCTGCTGATTCTGCAGGGCATGGACGCCAGCGGCAAAGACGGCCTGATCCGGAAGGTGTTCAGCGGCCTCAACCCGCAGGGCGTGCGGGTGCATTCCTTTAAGGAGCCGACCATCGAGGAGCTGGCCCACGACTTCCTGTGGCGGGTGCATCAGCAGGTGCCGCGCCACGGCATGATTCAGATCTTCAACCGCTCCCACTACGAGGACGTGCTCGTTACCCGGGTGGAGAAGCTCATCACCACGGAAGTGGCCCGGCAGCGCTTCACGGCCATCAACGCCTTCGAGAAGCTGTTGCAGCAGTCGGGCACGACGGTGCTCAAATTTTACCTGCACGTGTCGGAGGAAGAGCAGCGCGAGCGGCTGCAGGAGCGCCTGCACGACCCGGCCAAGCAGTGGAAATACGAGGCCGGCGACGAGGGCAAAGCCAAGCAGTGGCCGCTGTACCGCCGCGTCTACGAAGACGTGTTCCGGCACTGTAGCCCCACTAGCTGCCCTTGGCACCTGGTGCCCGCCGACCAGAACTGGTACAAAGCCTACGTGGTGGCGAAGACCTTGCGCGATACGCTCCGGGAGATGAACCCGCAGTATCCGGCCAGCAAGCTGGAGCGGCCCCGGGAACGGTAG
- a CDS encoding glycoside hydrolase family 25 protein — protein MNRRSPRPVSRRRPSARRRYAGLVGLLLLVLGLGVYLRYQRQLHRYARRAYASFTFSSLTGREKTPLLSGYSVHGIDVSSYQGTIDWKTVAEHDVRFAFIKASEGVTLRDARFRRNWREAQRAGIYRGAYHYFQPNYDGAKQANLFTRTVPLAVGDLPPVLDVEAPEFHDVAVMRRGVGTWLRLVERHYGVKPILYSNYSFYKRHLAGHFDDYPLWLAHYEVESPQLPPDKWIIWQHSDEAYVPGIRGTVDFNVFQGNFESLLALRIPAAGKSAPARLH, from the coding sequence ATGAATCGACGTTCTCCCCGCCCTGTTTCCCGCCGCCGGCCTTCCGCCCGGCGCCGCTACGCCGGCCTGGTGGGGCTGCTGCTGCTCGTGCTGGGACTGGGCGTGTACCTGCGGTATCAGCGGCAGCTGCACCGCTACGCGCGCCGGGCCTACGCCAGCTTCACCTTCAGCAGCCTGACGGGCCGCGAAAAGACGCCCCTGCTCAGCGGCTACTCCGTGCACGGCATCGACGTCTCGTCCTACCAGGGCACCATCGACTGGAAAACCGTGGCCGAGCACGACGTGCGCTTTGCCTTCATCAAGGCCAGTGAGGGCGTAACCCTGCGCGACGCCCGCTTCCGCCGCAACTGGCGCGAGGCGCAGCGGGCCGGCATCTACCGGGGCGCTTACCACTATTTTCAGCCCAACTACGACGGGGCCAAGCAAGCCAACCTGTTTACGCGCACCGTGCCGTTGGCCGTCGGCGACCTGCCGCCCGTGCTCGACGTGGAAGCCCCCGAGTTTCACGATGTGGCCGTGATGCGCCGGGGCGTGGGCACCTGGCTGCGGCTCGTGGAGCGGCACTACGGGGTGAAGCCCATTCTGTATTCCAACTACAGCTTCTACAAGCGCCACCTGGCCGGCCACTTCGACGACTACCCGCTCTGGCTGGCCCACTACGAGGTCGAAAGCCCGCAGCTGCCCCCCGACAAGTGGATTATCTGGCAGCACAGCGACGAAGCCTACGTGCCCGGCATCCGGGGCACGGTCGACTTTAACGTGTTTCAGGGTAACTTCGAGAGCCTGCTGGCGTTGCGTATTCCGGCGGCCGGCAAAAGTGCCCCGGCCCGCCTTCACTAA
- a CDS encoding DUF6799 domain-containing protein yields the protein MKLRFSFLLTLGLALAGFAAQAQTKVAPRRAVAPKEKVVVREGVTMKDGVVMKDGKVMVTRQGMTTTLAEPTTLTNGTKIMADGSVTMADGSTVTMKEGDMLSLSGRLTTATMKAEQDSLMAMSKNGGKGKMKMKRKN from the coding sequence ATGAAACTCCGCTTCTCATTTCTGTTGACGCTGGGCCTGGCCCTGGCCGGTTTCGCCGCGCAAGCCCAAACCAAAGTAGCCCCCCGCCGGGCAGTAGCCCCCAAGGAAAAAGTGGTGGTGCGCGAAGGCGTGACGATGAAAGACGGCGTGGTGATGAAGGACGGCAAGGTGATGGTGACCCGTCAGGGCATGACCACCACCCTGGCCGAGCCGACCACGCTGACTAACGGCACCAAAATCATGGCCGACGGCAGCGTGACGATGGCCGACGGCAGCACAGTGACGATGAAAGAAGGCGACATGCTCTCCTTGAGCGGCCGCCTGACCACGGCCACCATGAAAGCCGAGCAGGACAGCCTGATGGCCATGTCGAAAAACGGCGGCAAGGGCAAAATGAAGATGAAGCGCAAAAATTAG
- a CDS encoding septal ring lytic transglycosylase RlpA family protein — MLYTPFLRLTALGLLAGSLLLGSCGGSKDAFTQSGGASYYADKFNGRKTASGTTYRPNKLTAAHNTLPFGTVVRVTNPRNKRSVKVTVTDRGPHAKGRVIDLSRKAARKIDIVDAGVAPVRLKVVRAAKR; from the coding sequence TTGCTATATACTCCGTTTCTTCGCCTGACTGCCCTTGGTCTGCTGGCCGGTAGCCTGCTGCTGGGCAGCTGCGGCGGCAGCAAGGATGCCTTCACCCAAAGCGGCGGGGCTTCTTACTACGCCGATAAGTTCAACGGCCGCAAAACGGCCAGCGGCACCACCTACCGGCCCAATAAGCTCACGGCGGCCCACAACACCCTGCCGTTCGGGACCGTGGTGCGGGTGACCAACCCGCGCAACAAACGCTCGGTGAAAGTTACCGTCACCGACCGGGGCCCGCACGCCAAAGGCCGCGTCATTGACCTCTCGCGCAAAGCCGCCCGCAAAATCGACATCGTGGACGCCGGCGTGGCCCCGGTGCGGCTGAAGGTCGTGCGGGCCGCCAAACGCTGA
- a CDS encoding Gfo/Idh/MocA family oxidoreductase: MTQIRTGLLAYGMSGKVFHAPFVATHPGFELSAVTERSRKEAGQHYPGVTSYDSVEALLADDSLELVVVNTPSNTHAEFTRQALRAGKHVLLEKPVATSPQEVRELWDLARQQGRHLLAYQNRRWDSDFQLVKQVVESGQLGQLIEVTFRYDRFKTTLNPKPFKETPLPGSGLLYDLGPHLLDQAISLFGQPRQSRKTTGRFRAGTQVDDYFSIQLLYPGFTVTVASGLLIADPQPAFVLHGTQGSFRKTRADVQEAQLLSGLSPLDPTYGIEPADQAGVLTVAGGNDVKTTTVLPTQKGDYTGLFDAVYQTIRHGAPYPIREEQLLWQNEILAQTDDVWGL; encoded by the coding sequence ATGACACAGATTCGCACCGGCCTGCTGGCCTATGGTATGTCGGGTAAAGTATTTCATGCCCCGTTCGTGGCCACGCACCCCGGTTTCGAGCTGAGTGCCGTGACGGAGCGCAGCCGCAAGGAAGCCGGGCAGCACTACCCCGGCGTGACGAGCTACGACAGCGTAGAGGCCCTGCTGGCCGACGACAGCCTGGAGCTGGTGGTGGTGAATACGCCCAGCAACACCCACGCCGAGTTTACGCGCCAGGCGCTACGGGCCGGCAAGCACGTGCTGCTGGAAAAACCGGTGGCTACCTCGCCCCAGGAAGTGCGGGAGCTGTGGGACCTGGCCCGGCAGCAAGGCCGCCACCTGCTGGCCTACCAGAACCGGCGCTGGGACAGTGACTTCCAGCTCGTGAAGCAGGTGGTGGAAAGCGGACAGCTGGGGCAGCTCATCGAAGTCACGTTTCGCTACGACCGGTTCAAGACCACGCTGAACCCGAAGCCCTTCAAGGAAACGCCCCTGCCCGGCAGCGGCCTGCTCTATGATCTGGGCCCCCACCTGCTCGACCAGGCCATCAGCCTGTTTGGCCAGCCCCGGCAGAGCCGCAAAACCACCGGCCGCTTCCGCGCCGGCACCCAGGTCGACGACTACTTCTCCATTCAGCTGCTGTATCCGGGCTTTACCGTTACGGTGGCCTCGGGCCTGCTCATCGCCGATCCGCAGCCGGCCTTCGTGCTGCACGGCACCCAGGGCAGCTTCCGTAAAACCCGCGCCGACGTGCAGGAGGCCCAGCTGCTCAGCGGCCTTTCCCCCCTGGACCCCACCTACGGCATCGAGCCCGCCGACCAGGCCGGCGTGCTGACCGTGGCCGGGGGCAACGACGTGAAAACCACCACCGTGCTGCCCACCCAGAAAGGCGACTACACCGGCCTGTTCGACGCCGTGTACCAGACCATCCGCCACGGCGCGCCCTATCCTATCCGGGAAGAGCAGCTGCTGTGGCAAAATGAAATCCTGGCCCAGACCGACGACGTGTGGGGGCTGTAG
- a CDS encoding DUF3140 domain-containing protein, whose amino-acid sequence MSAATPNPEIYAEFKRQVNMTATELRHWLTTEESKSVGQDDGDGESVGHKSGKHIVQILEKKKADLTAADEAHMHKVHSYISRHLAQGPAADKEHSRWRYSLMNWGHDPLKK is encoded by the coding sequence ATGAGTGCTGCCACCCCGAATCCGGAAATTTACGCTGAGTTCAAGCGCCAAGTGAATATGACCGCCACCGAGCTGCGGCACTGGCTTACAACGGAAGAATCCAAATCGGTAGGCCAGGACGACGGCGACGGGGAAAGCGTCGGCCACAAGTCGGGCAAGCACATTGTGCAGATTCTGGAGAAGAAAAAAGCCGACCTCACGGCCGCCGATGAGGCTCACATGCACAAAGTTCATTCCTACATCAGCCGGCATCTGGCCCAGGGCCCGGCCGCCGACAAAGAGCACTCCCGCTGGCGCTACTCCCTGATGAACTGGGGCCACGATCCGCTGAAAAAGTAA
- a CDS encoding serine hydrolase domain-containing protein, which produces MKTLLALLLGVLALPALAQTGASTPQLTHCDAAIERFMQRWKIPGASVAISRQGKLVYCRAFGYADLARTVPMRPSHLLRVASVSKPVTATAIMKLVEQGKIDLSHKAFGPKGYLQSAYYTSAITDERIYDITVQQLLEHSAGWNRNNGTDGFNTSDPIDFPLHVADALSAPNPVGDSTMVRFLLTKGLDFRPGARFAYSNVGYLVLGKILEKVTGQSYEGWVRQNILAPAGISEAHLGRNLLADKHEREAEYFSKDHRASCYGTGKPVSAAYGSWNLEAMNAHGGWLFSARDLVRFLVATDGNPAQPDVLAPATVAQMLEPSENNRHYAKGWMVSKKVNWHTGSLDGTASCVAQTADGYTWAILLNARATPNRFWNDLEKLGWECVEGATEWPALDFFPPTRNAAHLRGHATEAGTATLRWTNGNGSRRLVVVQEGSPVAQLPQDGTSYAPDAAYGHGSALGKSAFVVAAGPDSAVTVRNLAPNKTYYARVVEYFQNDSTGQQAMYALDGNPTWQFHTPAALSILAKLSHKTVKKPAARKATAASHHKPRPATLNTGPAKKQPSAPAPAKADAPATASPSYLEKLRSKGRELLKWFAKV; this is translated from the coding sequence GTGAAGACTTTACTGGCCCTGCTGCTGGGGGTGCTGGCATTGCCCGCCCTGGCGCAAACGGGTGCTTCCACGCCTCAGCTTACTCACTGCGACGCCGCCATTGAGCGGTTTATGCAACGCTGGAAAATTCCCGGCGCTTCGGTTGCCATCAGCCGGCAGGGCAAGCTGGTGTACTGCCGCGCCTTCGGCTACGCCGATTTGGCCCGCACCGTGCCCATGCGGCCCTCCCACCTGCTGCGGGTCGCCAGCGTGTCGAAGCCCGTGACGGCCACGGCCATCATGAAGCTGGTGGAGCAGGGCAAGATTGACCTGAGCCACAAGGCGTTTGGGCCCAAAGGCTATTTGCAGTCGGCCTACTACACCAGCGCCATTACCGACGAGCGGATTTACGACATAACGGTGCAGCAGCTGCTCGAGCACAGCGCCGGCTGGAACCGCAACAACGGCACCGACGGCTTCAACACCTCCGACCCCATCGACTTTCCGCTGCACGTGGCCGACGCGCTGAGCGCCCCCAACCCCGTGGGCGACTCCACGATGGTGCGCTTCCTGCTCACCAAGGGCCTCGATTTCCGGCCGGGGGCGCGCTTCGCCTATTCCAACGTGGGCTACCTGGTGCTGGGCAAGATTCTGGAAAAAGTAACCGGCCAGTCCTACGAAGGCTGGGTGCGGCAGAACATTCTGGCCCCGGCCGGCATCAGCGAAGCCCACCTGGGCCGCAACCTGCTGGCCGACAAGCACGAGCGGGAAGCCGAGTACTTCAGCAAAGACCACCGGGCCTCGTGCTACGGCACCGGCAAGCCAGTATCGGCCGCCTACGGCAGCTGGAACCTGGAGGCCATGAATGCCCACGGCGGCTGGCTGTTCTCGGCCCGCGACTTAGTGCGTTTCCTGGTGGCCACCGATGGCAACCCCGCCCAGCCCGACGTGCTGGCCCCGGCCACCGTGGCCCAGATGCTGGAGCCCTCGGAAAACAACCGCCACTACGCCAAGGGCTGGATGGTGAGCAAAAAGGTGAACTGGCACACCGGCAGCCTCGACGGTACCGCCAGCTGCGTGGCCCAAACGGCCGACGGCTACACCTGGGCCATTCTGCTCAATGCCCGCGCCACCCCCAACCGGTTCTGGAACGACCTGGAAAAGCTGGGCTGGGAGTGCGTGGAAGGCGCTACCGAGTGGCCCGCGCTGGATTTCTTTCCGCCCACCCGGAATGCCGCCCACCTGCGTGGCCACGCTACGGAGGCGGGCACGGCCACGCTGCGCTGGACCAACGGCAACGGCTCCCGCCGCCTGGTGGTGGTACAGGAAGGCAGCCCGGTAGCCCAGCTCCCGCAGGACGGCACCAGCTACGCCCCCGATGCCGCTTACGGCCACGGCTCGGCGCTGGGCAAGAGTGCCTTCGTGGTAGCCGCCGGCCCCGATAGCGCCGTGACCGTCCGGAACCTGGCGCCCAACAAAACCTACTACGCCCGGGTGGTCGAGTACTTCCAGAACGACAGCACCGGGCAGCAGGCCATGTACGCCCTGGACGGCAACCCCACCTGGCAGTTTCATACCCCGGCGGCACTTTCCATCCTGGCCAAGCTCAGCCATAAGACGGTGAAAAAACCGGCGGCGCGCAAAGCCACGGCCGCCTCCCACCACAAGCCCCGGCCAGCCACGCTGAACACGGGGCCGGCCAAAAAGCAGCCGTCGGCCCCGGCGCCCGCCAAAGCCGACGCGCCTGCCACCGCGTCGCCGTCGTATCTGGAGAAGCTGCGCTCCAAGGGCCGGGAGCTGCTGAAGTGGTTTGCCAAAGTGTAG